From the Butyrivibrio fibrisolvens genome, one window contains:
- a CDS encoding hybrid sensor histidine kinase/response regulator yields MDPKLADLEKENQRLKKELDKEVAYSRDQRQFIHRMSHDIRTPLNAIMGYAKLIKEIPSDTSKVKDYADNILKSGSYMLDIIGEILDMSRIESGFAGCKKAEFNLEDCLDDIRTIIDPLINEKDQIFTISIDNIDHRNVICDEKYLKQILINLLSNACKYTDKGGLIELSVKGSDNKIIFVVKDNGRGMSEEFQERIFTPFEREHQDNASDPGGTGLGLVLIKNLVTIMGGSLSFESKLGRGSVFTVIIPAEQEISDTHDNSIVSSSKKITERPDGINCTDSKDSSKSFDSQPYRGILKGLNILVAEDNELNAGILSEILSRQGAVIHIDSNGRKLIDTYLNSPAYNYDLILMDVQMPELDGYEATRLIRQSSHEDAIKIPIIAMTANAFDKDIQKALDAGMNAHVTKPIDINDIEKAFYKLHSTR; encoded by the coding sequence GTGGATCCTAAACTGGCTGATCTTGAAAAAGAAAATCAAAGACTTAAGAAAGAACTTGATAAGGAAGTAGCTTATAGCCGTGACCAAAGACAGTTCATCCATCGAATGTCACATGATATTCGCACGCCATTAAATGCTATTATGGGCTATGCAAAGCTTATCAAAGAGATTCCCTCAGATACCTCTAAAGTTAAGGACTATGCAGATAATATCCTTAAATCCGGAAGCTATATGCTTGATATAATAGGTGAGATCCTTGATATGAGCAGGATAGAATCCGGCTTTGCTGGTTGCAAAAAAGCAGAATTCAATTTAGAAGACTGCCTTGATGATATAAGAACCATCATAGATCCGCTTATTAATGAAAAAGATCAGATTTTTACAATTAGTATAGATAATATTGATCATAGAAACGTCATCTGTGATGAAAAATATTTAAAGCAAATACTTATAAATCTTTTATCCAACGCATGTAAATATACAGATAAAGGCGGATTGATCGAACTTTCTGTAAAAGGTAGTGATAATAAGATAATCTTTGTTGTCAAAGATAACGGACGCGGTATGTCCGAGGAATTCCAAGAGCGTATCTTTACACCTTTTGAAAGAGAGCACCAAGACAATGCGTCAGATCCCGGCGGTACCGGACTTGGCCTTGTTCTTATAAAGAATCTGGTAACTATAATGGGCGGAAGCTTATCTTTTGAAAGTAAGCTGGGCCGGGGAAGCGTGTTTACCGTAATTATACCTGCGGAGCAGGAAATTTCAGATACTCATGATAATAGTATAGTATCCTCCTCAAAAAAGATCACGGAAAGACCAGATGGTATAAATTGCACGGATAGCAAAGATAGCTCAAAAAGTTTTGATAGTCAGCCTTATCGCGGCATTCTTAAAGGCCTTAATATCCTTGTGGCAGAAGATAATGAGCTAAATGCAGGGATTTTATCAGAGATTCTTTCGCGTCAGGGAGCAGTCATACATATAGACTCCAATGGGAGAAAACTTATTGATACTTATCTAAACAGTCCCGCTTACAATTATGATCTTATTCTTATGGATGTTCAGATGCCGGAACTTGACGGTTATGAGGCGACCAGGCTTATAAGACAAAGTTCTCACGAGGATGCTATCAAAATCCCCATTATAGCAATGACAGCCAATGCCTTTGACAAAGACATACAAAAAGCGCTTGATGCAGGGATGAACGCCCATGTCACCAAGCCAATAGATATAAATGATATTGAAAAAGCGTTTTATAAATTGCACTCTACAAGATAG
- a CDS encoding tyrosine-type recombinase/integrase: protein MQKNIESDTQKYYQEMDKENIQKFREVLNTLPEFCRAYFRSIAENTAVRTRLGYAYDLRIFFEFLHETNSSLAKMDIKDFKVEILDMITRDDIEEYLEYITLYDKDGKEFTNSENGKKRKIAALRSMYNYFFKMDKIQTNAPSKINTPKLHEKAIIRLEPNEVQKMLDVVEDGKELTKTQKRFHDKTKVRDTALVTLLLGTGIRVSECVGLDIDDIDFNTNGIRVHRKGGNESIVYFGQEVEEALKAYLSQRNLIVASSGHEEALFLSLQNRRITVRAVENLVKKYASNVTTLKKITPHKLRSTFGTNLYNETGDIYLVADVLGHKDVNTTRKHYAAQSDANRRLAAKMVHLRGENDVDSEY from the coding sequence ATGCAGAAAAATATCGAATCAGATACTCAAAAATATTACCAGGAAATGGATAAAGAGAATATACAAAAATTCAGGGAAGTTCTAAACACTCTGCCAGAATTCTGCAGGGCGTATTTTAGATCAATAGCTGAAAATACCGCTGTAAGAACAAGACTTGGCTATGCATACGATCTTAGGATCTTCTTCGAATTCTTGCATGAGACCAACTCATCTTTGGCCAAAATGGATATCAAAGATTTCAAAGTTGAGATTCTTGATATGATCACAAGAGATGATATCGAGGAATACCTTGAATACATAACATTATATGACAAAGATGGCAAGGAATTCACCAATTCCGAGAACGGTAAAAAAAGAAAAATTGCAGCTCTTAGATCTATGTACAATTATTTTTTCAAGATGGATAAGATACAGACTAATGCTCCATCCAAGATCAACACACCAAAGCTGCACGAAAAAGCGATCATCAGACTTGAGCCAAACGAAGTTCAGAAGATGTTGGATGTCGTAGAAGACGGCAAAGAGCTTACAAAGACTCAGAAAAGATTCCATGATAAGACCAAAGTCCGTGATACAGCTCTTGTAACTTTACTTCTTGGAACGGGTATACGTGTATCAGAATGTGTAGGTCTTGATATTGATGATATAGATTTTAATACTAATGGTATCAGGGTTCACAGAAAAGGTGGAAACGAATCAATCGTATATTTCGGTCAGGAAGTTGAAGAAGCGCTTAAAGCTTATCTATCCCAGCGAAATCTGATAGTAGCAAGTTCAGGTCATGAAGAAGCTCTATTCCTATCATTACAGAATCGAAGGATCACAGTCAGAGCTGTTGAAAATCTTGTCAAAAAATATGCATCGAACGTAACTACTCTAAAAAAGATAACGCCTCACAAGCTTCGTAGTACTTTTGGTACAAATCTTTATAATGAAACGGGTGATATATATCTGGTAGCTGATGTTCTGGGTCATAAGGATGTCAATACAACACGTAAGCATTATGCTGCTCAGAGCGATGCCAACAGGCGTCTTGCAGCCAAAATGGTGCACCTACGCGGCGAAAACGACGTGGATTCTGAGTATTGA
- the rsfS gene encoding ribosome silencing factor — translation MARLAIKALDDTKAEDVRVLDISEVSVMADLFIIASGSSTKQVKALGDHVDEALGRAGYEAKDIEGYEGAKWILMDYGDIIVHIFDDENRKFYDLERIWRDGQQIEASDL, via the coding sequence ATGGCAAGACTTGCCATCAAAGCACTTGATGACACAAAAGCTGAAGACGTAAGAGTACTTGATATAAGTGAAGTATCAGTTATGGCTGATCTTTTTATTATCGCAAGCGGCTCCAGTACTAAGCAGGTTAAGGCTCTTGGAGATCATGTAGATGAAGCTCTTGGAAGAGCAGGCTATGAAGCTAAGGATATTGAAGGCTACGAAGGCGCTAAGTGGATCCTTATGGACTACGGCGACATCATAGTTCACATCTTCGACGATGAGAACAGAAAGTTCTACGACCTTGAAAGAATCTGGAGAGACGGCCAGCAGATCGAGGCATCTGATTTATAA
- the yqeK gene encoding bis(5'-nucleosyl)-tetraphosphatase (symmetrical) YqeK yields MKIIEASQKYRIEMEKVLKKDRFDHTLGVAYTAANMAFVFDEDIEKAVIAGMLHDCAKCIPHSEQIKICKKYGVELTDIEMRNQKLIHAKAGMCLARHKYDIDDPYILDAIRYHTTGRPDMTKLDKIIFTADFIEPNRKMLKDMDVIRKEALSDLDRAVYHILKNSLDYLGGQDDEMDPMTIKTYEYYAKIVNADN; encoded by the coding sequence ATGAAAATTATAGAAGCATCTCAGAAATATCGTATTGAGATGGAAAAGGTCCTTAAAAAGGACAGATTTGATCATACTCTTGGAGTTGCATATACAGCAGCTAATATGGCATTTGTGTTCGATGAAGATATAGAGAAAGCTGTTATAGCCGGAATGCTTCATGACTGTGCCAAGTGCATACCTCACAGTGAGCAGATAAAGATATGTAAAAAGTATGGTGTTGAGCTAACTGATATCGAGATGAGGAACCAGAAGCTCATACATGCCAAAGCAGGAATGTGTCTTGCAAGACATAAATATGACATAGATGATCCATATATTCTTGATGCGATAAGATATCATACAACAGGACGTCCTGATATGACAAAGCTCGATAAGATCATCTTCACAGCTGATTTTATAGAGCCTAACAGAAAGATGCTTAAAGACATGGACGTCATTAGAAAAGAAGCTCTTTCTGATCTTGACAGGGCAGTATACCATATCTTAAAGAACTCACTTGATTATCTGGGAGGCCAAGACGATGAAATGGATCCTATGACAATCAAGACATATGAGTATTATGCAAAAATTGTAAATGCTGATAATTAA
- the nadD gene encoding nicotinate-nucleotide adenylyltransferase — protein MEKRRIGIIGGTFNPIHNAHLFIAECAREQFKLDRVIFIPSGESYFKKGQDIPSGEIRYQLVKKATEDNPFFKVSRIEIDRPGDTYTIETLEQLSDMYPGDELYFIVGADTLNMIDKWVRFEDVLRACTILAAVRDDTDEENLQTRIKELQTMVPEARIESIHMERLGISSTMIRDRVRADKSIKYLLPDACIEYIALKGLYSENGACEDDIMEAPDKIAP, from the coding sequence ATGGAAAAAAGACGTATTGGAATAATAGGCGGAACATTTAATCCTATTCATAATGCTCATTTATTTATTGCAGAATGTGCAAGAGAGCAGTTTAAACTCGATAGGGTTATCTTCATTCCAAGTGGAGAATCGTATTTTAAGAAAGGCCAGGATATACCAAGCGGCGAGATCAGATATCAGCTTGTAAAAAAAGCTACTGAAGATAATCCATTCTTCAAGGTATCAAGAATCGAGATCGACAGACCAGGTGATACATATACAATTGAGACTCTCGAACAGCTCTCAGATATGTATCCGGGAGATGAACTCTACTTCATTGTTGGCGCAGATACTCTCAATATGATCGATAAGTGGGTTCGTTTTGAAGATGTATTAAGAGCTTGTACTATACTTGCTGCAGTACGTGATGATACTGATGAAGAGAACCTGCAGACAAGGATCAAAGAACTTCAGACTATGGTTCCTGAAGCAAGGATTGAATCTATACATATGGAAAGACTTGGAATCTCATCAACCATGATAAGAGACAGGGTAAGAGCAGATAAGTCGATCAAGTACCTGCTGCCTGATGCTTGTATAGAGTATATAGCATTAAAGGGGCTTTATTCAGAAAATGGTGCATGCGAAGATGACATCATGGAAGCTCCAGACAAAATAGCGCCATAA
- a CDS encoding YhbY family RNA-binding protein, which yields MQFTSKQRAYLRSLAQTVDPIFQVGKSAVSPEVITAVSEAFNTRELIKITILKNCPEDVKTAGIMLAERTRSDLVEVIGRKVVLYKRFQENPEIILPRK from the coding sequence ATGCAGTTTACAAGTAAACAGAGAGCTTATTTAAGAAGCCTTGCCCAGACAGTTGATCCTATCTTTCAGGTAGGCAAAAGTGCTGTTTCTCCTGAAGTAATAACAGCTGTATCAGAGGCATTTAATACAAGAGAACTTATTAAGATAACAATCTTAAAAAACTGTCCTGAAGATGTTAAGACAGCAGGAATCATGCTTGCTGAGCGTACAAGATCAGACCTTGTTGAAGTGATCGGACGTAAGGTTGTTCTTTACAAGAGATTTCAGGAAAATCCTGAGATCATCCTTCCAAGAAAATAA
- the obgE gene encoding GTPase ObgE: protein MPQFVDQARIYVRSGKGGDGHVSFRREKFVASGGPNGGDGGKGGDVIFQVDNGLNTLSDYHYGGKYKAEDGAEGGQNRCTGKSGKDIVLRVPEGTVIREASSGKVIADMSGDNHRVILLKGGRGGNGNMHYATSTMQAPKYAQPGQPAKELELILELKVIADVGLAGFPNVGKSTFLSKVSNAKPKVANYHFTTLTPMLGVVDLHDAKGFVVADIPGLIEGASEGAGLGHEFLRHIDRTRMIIHVVDAASTEGRDPIEDIYAINKELANYNSDLGSKKQIIAANKLDMLTEEEAKEVVDKIKAEFEPKGVKVFPLSTLTGMGLKELLYYVSTNLEELGEKPVVYDQEYDPEVELKTVNEAFTVEYDSKEHEYVVEGPKIEKMLGYTNLDSEKGFAFFQNFLAENGILDRLEELNIQEGDTVRMYGLAFDYYRNADTKSPDDTSDEFDPADFDMDDIDMDDFDNE from the coding sequence ATGCCTCAGTTTGTAGATCAGGCAAGGATTTATGTAAGAAGCGGTAAAGGCGGCGACGGCCACGTTTCTTTTCGCAGAGAAAAATTCGTCGCATCAGGTGGCCCTAACGGCGGAGATGGCGGTAAGGGCGGCGATGTTATCTTTCAGGTAGATAACGGTCTTAATACACTGTCAGATTATCACTATGGTGGTAAATACAAGGCAGAAGACGGCGCTGAAGGCGGACAGAACAGATGTACCGGCAAATCCGGTAAGGACATCGTGTTAAGAGTCCCTGAAGGCACTGTTATCAGAGAAGCCTCAAGCGGCAAAGTCATTGCCGATATGTCAGGCGACAATCACAGAGTAATTTTATTAAAAGGCGGAAGAGGTGGCAATGGTAATATGCATTATGCCACATCTACAATGCAGGCGCCCAAATATGCACAACCCGGACAACCGGCCAAGGAACTTGAACTTATATTAGAGCTTAAAGTTATTGCAGACGTAGGTCTTGCAGGCTTTCCTAATGTAGGTAAATCAACTTTCCTTTCCAAGGTATCCAATGCAAAGCCCAAGGTAGCGAACTATCACTTCACTACACTTACACCTATGCTTGGTGTTGTTGATCTTCATGATGCAAAGGGATTTGTAGTTGCAGATATACCCGGCCTTATAGAAGGTGCATCAGAAGGTGCAGGTCTTGGACATGAGTTCCTCCGCCATATAGACAGAACCAGAATGATAATTCACGTGGTCGATGCAGCCTCGACAGAAGGCCGTGACCCGATCGAAGATATATATGCTATCAACAAGGAACTTGCCAATTACAATTCTGATCTTGGCAGCAAGAAGCAGATAATCGCAGCTAATAAGCTAGATATGCTTACAGAAGAAGAGGCCAAGGAAGTTGTTGATAAGATCAAGGCTGAGTTTGAGCCTAAGGGTGTAAAAGTATTCCCTCTTTCCACTCTTACAGGAATGGGTCTTAAAGAGCTTTTGTATTATGTAAGCACCAATCTTGAAGAACTTGGCGAAAAGCCTGTTGTATATGATCAGGAATATGATCCTGAAGTTGAGCTTAAGACTGTCAATGAAGCATTCACAGTAGAATATGATTCCAAGGAACATGAGTATGTTGTAGAAGGCCCTAAGATTGAGAAGATGCTTGGTTATACCAACCTTGATTCTGAAAAAGGTTTTGCCTTCTTCCAGAACTTCCTTGCAGAAAACGGAATCCTTGACAGACTTGAAGAGCTTAACATTCAGGAAGGAGATACTGTACGTATGTATGGTCTTGCATTTGATTATTACAGGAATGCAGACACCAAGTCTCCTGATGATACTTCAGATGAGTTCGACCCTGCAGATTTTGATATGGATGACATTGATATGGATGATTTTGACAATGAATAA
- the rpmA gene encoding 50S ribosomal protein L27, which yields MLNMNLQFFAHKKGVGSTKNGRDSESKRLGAKRADGQFVKAGNILYRQRGTHIHPGVNVGIGSDDTLFALVDGVLRFERKGRSKTQASVHPVEKAE from the coding sequence ATGTTAAACATGAACCTTCAATTTTTTGCTCATAAGAAAGGTGTAGGATCAACCAAGAACGGTCGTGATTCTGAGTCAAAGCGCCTTGGAGCAAAAAGAGCTGATGGTCAGTTCGTAAAGGCTGGAAACATTCTTTACAGACAGCGTGGAACACATATTCATCCTGGTGTTAATGTAGGCATCGGTTCTGATGATACATTATTTGCTCTTGTTGATGGCGTTCTTAGATTTGAGCGTAAAGGCAGAAGCAAGACTCAGGCAAGTGTTCATCCTGTAGAAAAGGCTGAGTAA
- a CDS encoding ribosomal-processing cysteine protease Prp, giving the protein MTDITIQKNSRGWYKGFKCDGHAGFAEYGQDIVCAALSVLTINTINSIEAFAGDLIDVSSDEDKGIITCSFRNRTGNISDEATLLMKSYELGVNGIYEQYGKEFLNIKFEEV; this is encoded by the coding sequence ATGACAGACATTACAATTCAGAAGAACTCCAGAGGCTGGTACAAGGGATTTAAGTGTGACGGACATGCAGGTTTTGCCGAATATGGTCAGGACATTGTATGTGCAGCGCTCTCGGTGCTGACCATCAACACTATAAATTCAATCGAAGCTTTTGCAGGCGATCTGATTGATGTATCGTCCGATGAAGATAAAGGTATTATCACTTGTTCATTCAGGAACAGGACCGGTAATATTTCTGATGAAGCAACGCTTTTGATGAAATCATACGAACTCGGCGTTAATGGTATCTATGAACAGTATGGGAAAGAATTTTTGAACATTAAATTCGAGGAGGTATAG
- the rplU gene encoding 50S ribosomal protein L21 — MYAIIVTGGKQYKVSEGDVINVEKLDAAADEKVTFDQVIAVNDDKELKVAGDVASAKVEATVVKQDRARKVVVYKYKPKSGYHKKNGHRQAFTQVKINKISL, encoded by the coding sequence ATGTACGCAATTATTGTTACAGGTGGTAAGCAGTACAAGGTTTCCGAAGGTGATGTAATCAACGTTGAGAAGCTGGATGCTGCAGCTGACGAGAAGGTTACATTCGATCAGGTTATTGCTGTTAACGATGACAAGGAGCTTAAGGTTGCTGGCGACGTTGCATCAGCTAAGGTTGAAGCTACAGTTGTAAAGCAGGATCGTGCTCGTAAGGTTGTTGTTTACAAGTACAAACCAAAGTCTGGATATCATAAGAAGAATGGTCACAGACAGGCTTTCACACAGGTTAAGATCAACAAGATCTCTCTGTAA
- a CDS encoding glycosyltransferase family 2 protein, with protein MAEETLTSYNDLISVVIPVYNDKKFLPECLQSLHNQTHENLQIILVDDGSTDKTYSICDNWAKNDKRIHVIHQARGGVAAARNAGLYSAKGEYISFIDSDDYLDSHFYEKMLKAAKDNNADVVTCFERIIDRKGNTRISIWHEMNRVGDNISFLKEFLAQGNPAAAVVWNKLYKKSFIEGISFTRGNFLESMLFNVEAGCQKGTFVWIKDRLYYHRVDENSELNPMGRQRIVSTVRTMAKSVDIIESHKPPYDLLCQIKTKALWKLEHSYSYCLSNDWIEEGRKVKEIYMRNYDKWKSNIVGTANRMKLWFVRLLPTIFFLKKKQNID; from the coding sequence ATGGCAGAAGAAACCTTAACTTCTTATAATGATCTGATAAGTGTTGTTATTCCGGTTTATAATGACAAGAAATTCCTCCCGGAATGTTTGCAGTCACTTCATAATCAGACTCACGAAAATCTCCAGATCATACTGGTTGATGATGGATCCACAGATAAGACCTATTCTATATGCGATAACTGGGCCAAAAACGACAAGAGGATCCATGTCATCCATCAGGCAAGAGGGGGAGTTGCAGCAGCACGAAATGCGGGGCTGTATTCTGCTAAAGGTGAGTATATATCATTCATTGATTCTGATGACTATCTTGACAGTCATTTTTATGAAAAAATGCTAAAAGCTGCTAAAGACAATAATGCTGATGTTGTGACCTGTTTTGAAAGAATCATAGACAGAAAAGGTAATACCAGGATCAGTATATGGCATGAGATGAACAGAGTTGGTGATAATATATCTTTTCTCAAAGAGTTCCTTGCACAGGGCAATCCGGCCGCAGCAGTCGTTTGGAATAAACTTTACAAAAAGAGTTTCATAGAAGGGATTTCTTTTACAAGAGGTAATTTTCTTGAAAGCATGCTTTTTAATGTAGAAGCCGGATGCCAAAAAGGTACTTTTGTCTGGATCAAGGACAGGTTGTATTATCACAGGGTTGATGAAAACAGTGAACTCAATCCCATGGGTAGGCAGCGTATTGTATCAACAGTCAGGACTATGGCTAAATCTGTTGATATTATAGAAAGTCATAAACCACCATACGATCTTTTGTGTCAGATCAAAACCAAGGCGCTATGGAAGCTGGAACACAGCTATTCCTACTGTCTGTCTAATGACTGGATAGAAGAAGGCAGGAAAGTTAAAGAAATTTATATGCGAAATTACGATAAGTGGAAATCAAATATCGTAGGTACGGCCAATCGAATGAAACTCTGGTTTGTACGCCTTCTTCCTACAATATTCTTTTTGAAGAAAAAACAAAATATCGATTGA
- a CDS encoding GGDEF domain-containing protein, protein MNPIKEIQKQKYADSFKALKIIQLILMILVIIVYIVLFMSVPDMRNYVEHSNLLKVTNISLFVLILIGILVTIFDLSKYVPVLTEYEEQKNKSYLDALTGIPNRFSCDLVFEMYGEDRKLSNVACAVIIINNLIDINREKGRIAGNQALVDFSWMLEDISDDYGFAGRNGGNEFLLIVENCDDLKMKEFFQKLDKRVYEYNMQPGKDSIEISYAYVINSTFHASKFSDIIAEAYRKIKENKKKQAKAQ, encoded by the coding sequence ATGAATCCGATTAAAGAAATTCAAAAACAAAAATATGCTGACTCATTTAAAGCACTTAAGATCATTCAGCTCATACTGATGATACTCGTTATCATAGTCTACATCGTTCTCTTTATGTCTGTTCCTGATATGCGCAATTATGTGGAACATTCTAATCTATTAAAAGTAACAAATATCTCACTATTCGTATTGATATTAATCGGCATACTGGTAACTATCTTCGATCTGTCCAAATATGTGCCTGTACTGACTGAATACGAAGAACAGAAAAATAAATCATATCTGGATGCTCTTACAGGTATTCCTAACAGATTTAGCTGTGATCTGGTATTTGAGATGTACGGCGAAGACAGAAAATTAAGTAATGTCGCCTGTGCTGTCATCATCATCAATAACCTTATCGATATCAACAGAGAAAAAGGCCGAATCGCCGGCAACCAGGCCCTTGTAGATTTCTCCTGGATGCTTGAAGATATCAGTGATGACTACGGTTTTGCCGGAAGAAATGGTGGTAACGAATTCCTTCTTATTGTTGAAAACTGTGATGATCTTAAGATGAAAGAGTTCTTCCAGAAACTTGATAAGCGTGTATATGAATACAATATGCAGCCCGGCAAAGACTCTATAGAAATAAGCTATGCGTATGTTATCAACAGTACCTTCCATGCAAGCAAGTTCTCTGATATCATTGCAGAAGCTTATAGAAAGATCAAAGAAAACAAAAAGAAACAAGCAAAAGCTCAGTAA
- a CDS encoding ribonuclease E/G, whose amino-acid sequence MKILITRETDNNYKKDAPALNEHVHKKIRVSLYDDNKLELSYTTSGSSDYVGNIYVGHVENIVGNINAAFVRFKSDSPNVKDNIGYLDLKDIVPECILSRKSEDEPKLRNGDIVLVQVKKPAVKTKQVVLTTKLSISGRYAAITLGQKGTGCSKKLSEEKRKDIIAILKHDFSIRERISDTYGLIARTECEDLLDKKIENETCKPDHDKGVLNSNPFDVVRKEVDLLCDKIDEMLRIGATRSVATCLYETASDRDFSDKLHRCLEYYNLKQKSLKNHETKCSNKSTQIKDDLTKSIDLETVTDDTELFSMYNASSFHADHPEVTGRLLSPKDGSINILYGLQTLLEKASLKKVWLSSGAYLVIESTEAMHVIDVNTGKAVDKKGNLFLDINIEAAIESARQIRLRNFSGMILIDFINMNDKKDYKLLENTLNTELSMDPVSSKFIDFTKLGIAEITRIKID is encoded by the coding sequence ATGAAAATACTGATCACCAGAGAAACAGATAATAATTATAAAAAAGATGCCCCTGCTTTAAATGAACATGTTCACAAAAAGATAAGGGTAAGCCTATATGATGATAATAAATTAGAGCTTTCATATACTACAAGTGGAAGCTCTGATTATGTTGGGAATATCTATGTCGGCCACGTTGAGAATATTGTTGGGAATATTAATGCAGCGTTTGTGCGCTTTAAGTCAGACAGCCCCAATGTTAAGGACAATATCGGATATCTTGATCTTAAAGATATAGTTCCGGAATGTATACTTTCAAGAAAGTCAGAAGATGAACCCAAACTTAGAAACGGCGATATAGTTCTTGTTCAGGTTAAAAAGCCTGCTGTCAAGACTAAACAGGTAGTTCTTACAACCAAGCTTTCCATAAGCGGACGATATGCCGCCATTACCCTTGGTCAGAAGGGAACAGGATGTTCCAAGAAACTATCTGAAGAGAAGAGAAAAGATATAATTGCTATACTAAAGCACGACTTCTCTATAAGAGAAAGAATATCTGATACTTACGGCCTTATAGCAAGAACCGAATGTGAAGATCTTCTTGATAAAAAAATCGAGAATGAAACTTGCAAGCCTGATCATGACAAAGGAGTACTAAACTCTAATCCTTTTGATGTTGTAAGAAAAGAAGTTGACCTTCTATGTGACAAGATAGATGAAATGCTAAGAATCGGCGCTACAAGATCGGTTGCAACCTGCCTTTATGAGACTGCAAGCGACCGCGATTTTTCTGATAAGCTTCATAGATGCCTTGAATACTATAATCTGAAGCAAAAAAGCCTGAAAAACCATGAGACAAAATGCTCAAATAAAAGCACTCAAATTAAAGATGATCTGACAAAGTCCATTGATCTGGAGACTGTTACTGACGATACAGAGCTTTTTTCTATGTATAATGCAAGCTCTTTTCATGCTGATCATCCGGAAGTAACAGGAAGACTATTGTCGCCCAAAGACGGATCTATAAATATACTTTACGGCCTTCAAACACTTCTTGAAAAAGCATCACTAAAGAAAGTATGGCTTTCAAGCGGAGCATACCTTGTTATCGAATCAACTGAGGCTATGCATGTTATTGATGTTAATACCGGCAAAGCTGTCGATAAAAAAGGAAATCTGTTCCTTGATATCAATATTGAAGCTGCCATAGAATCCGCCCGCCAGATAAGACTTCGTAATTTTTCAGGAATGATACTTATAGATTTTATCAATATGAATGATAAAAAAGACTACAAACTCCTTGAAAATACTCTTAACACCGAACTTTCCATGGATCCTGTAAGCAGCAAATTTATAGACTTTACAAAACTTGGAATAGCAGAGATCACCAGAATAAAAATAGATTAG